The region ACATCCCCGTTCGGATCGCGGGCATAGTCAGGCTCATCGTGCTCATTCTTCATGCCGAGCGGTGCGCCAGTGTGCTTATCGCGGCCGAAGATCGTCTGCTGCTCTTTCAGTGGCGTGCGGTCCCAGAACTCCACGTGGAACTGGATGATGCGCACCGCCTGATAGCTGCCGCCTACCGCCCAGGCCGGTTCGCCCTGATCCGCCGTCACCCAGACCACGTTTTTCATCAGCGCGGCATTGCTGCTGTCCGGGTTGGCGGTGCCGTCTTTGAAACCGAGCAGGTTGACCGGCGTCTCTTTCCCCTTACTGCGCGCGGCGTGGTCAGAGATAAATCCTTCCCGCTTCCAGCGCACGCTCAGCAGATCCGGGGTGTGCTTGATGATATCGCGCAGGGCGTGGATCACCGTATCCTGGGTATTGGCGCAGATCTGCAACAGCAGATCGCCGTGGCACAGCGCCGCGTCGAGAGAGTCATTCGGGAAACGCGTCATTTTTTGCAGCGCTTTCGGCTTCTGCTTCGCCAGTCCGTAGCGATCGTCAAACAGCGATTCCCCCACCGACACGGTGATGGTCAGGTTATCGGGCGCGATAAACGCTCCGAGGATCCCGGAATCCATCGGCGGCAGGCGCGGATTCGGTGTTTCCGGCGCCGGACCGCCCGCGGTAAGGAAGGCAATGCGCGTGGTTAACAGCCTGAACAGACGTTCAAGGTCGGCCTTATCACTCGCCAGCGAATCGAAAGCCACCAGCATCATCGAAGCCTGTTGCGGCGTCAAAATACCCGCCTGGTGCTCGCCATAAAACGGCTGCGTTTCCATACGCGCATCCGGGGAGAGTGTGCCGGGGGCGGTTTGCGGTTTTGCCGCATGCGCGACCGGGCAACCTCCCGCCAGGGCAAACGCGCCGCCCAGCGCCCCTACCCCTTTCAGCAACCGACGTCGGGTAGGTTCCGCGACGTCGTACTCGTCATGCTTATTCATCGCTTAGTCCAGACCCAGAACGCCACGCAGCAGGGAGAGATCTTCCGCCAGCGTCGTAATCGGGCCTTTCAGCGCGTTACGGTCAGCATCGGTCAGCTTGTCATAGGTTTCGAACCCGTCTTTCGTGCGGTATTTCGCCAGGATGGTGTCAACTTTCTTAAAGTTGGCGTCCACTTTCGCCAGCAGTTCGCCGTTCTCTTTTTGCAGCTGAGGCCGCAGGAGATCGACAATTTTCTGTGCGCCGTCAACGTTCGCCTGGAAGTCCCACAGGTCGGTGTGGCTGTAGCGATCTTCTTCACCGCTGATTTTGCTCGCGGCCACTTCTTCAATCAGGCCCGCTGCGCCGCCCACCACTTTCGACGGCGGGAAGGCCAGTTCGGTGATGCGTTTTTGCAGCTCCAGCACGTCACTGTTGAGCTGATCGGCGTATTTCTCCATCCCTTTGGTAGCGTTATCGCCAAACAGGGCTTTTTCCAGACGGTGGAAGCCGGTGAATTTCGGATCGGCGGCCTTCTGCTCATAGTCATCTTCACGGGCATCAATGCTGCCATCGAGATCGGAGAACAGCTCGGCAATCGGCTCGATGCGCTCGTAGTGCTGACGGGTTGGCGCATACAGGGATTTCGCTTTTTCGATATCGCCCGCTTTCACCGCATCGGTAAAGGCTTTGGTACCCGCCACCAGGTTCGCCGTCTCTTTGGTGACGTAGGCTTTATAGGCAGTAATCGCGTCGCCCAGGCTCAACAGGGCTGTGCCTTTGGCCGCGTCCGCCGTCGCTGCGCCTTTGACGATCAGCTTACCTTTCGGGTTAGTCAGCAGGCCGCAGGTCATCTCATATTCCCCCGGCTGAAGATTAGCGGTCATCTTCTGGCTGAAGCCTGGCGCGATATTCTCACGCTCTTCCACCACCATCACGCCTTTGAGGATCTCCCACTCCAGCGCCTTCTGGCTGTGGTTCTGAATAATAAACTGGGTTTTGCCGCTGTTGACGGTGATGGTCATCGGCTCGCACTGCTTATCGTTGACGGTGACTTTTACCTGCGGAATATCTGCCGCCTGAGCGGTGAAGGCAGAAGCGAACAGCGCGGCAATGCCTGCGCATAACGCACTACGACGGAACTGATTGGCCATGACTCTTCCCTTTAAAAGTATGTTGTAACTAAAACAGCACTTACGGCGCGACGCGCGACGTCTGCGAGTCGGTACGCGGCGGCATAACGAACAGGATCAGCGCCGGAACCAGATAGATAAAGTACATTGCCACTTCGCTGACGCTCGGCGTTTCCTGGTAGCCAAAGATGCCTTCGAGCAGGGTGCCGGTCAGCGAATGGGTGGACAGAACGTTGCTGAGGTCAAACGCCACGTCCTGAAAATGGTTCCACAGGCCCGCTTCGTGGAAGGCGCGGATTGCGCCTGCCGCCAGCCCCGCGGCCACCAGCAGAATAAACAGGCTGGTCCACTTGAAGAACGCGCCCAGGTTGAGGCGAATGCCGCCCCAGTAGAGCAGGAAGCCAAGCACGACGGCGGTTGCCAGCCCGAGCATCGCGCCCAACGGCGGCCAGATGCCCACGTCCTGCTGGAAGGCCGCGAGCAGGAAAAACACGGATTCCAGGCCTTCACGCGCCACGGCGAAAAAGACCATCATGATCAGCGCCCAGCCGTGGTGGTTGCCTTTTTGCAGGGCGTTATCCACCGCCTGCTCCAGCTGCACCTTCACGTTGCGGGAGACTTTGCGCATCCAGAAGACCATCCACGTCAGGATGAACACCGCAATCACGGCGACGATCCCTTCAAACAGCTCTTGCTCTTTCTGCGGGAATTCACCGGTGGTTTCATTGATAAGAATCCCCAGCCCCAGGCAGAGCGCCGCGGCAAGGAAAACGCCAACCCACATCACGCCAATCCAGCGCCCACGCTGGGTGCGCTTCAGATAACTGGCGATAAGGCTAACAATCAGGGCCGCTTCAAGGCCTTCACGTAACATAATGAGAAAAGGAACAAACATGCCGACACCTTAAATGTTTATCGCGGTCAACTGATGCAAAGAAAGGTAAATTCTTGTGATAGTGATTATCATTACGGCAAGAAGAAAAACAAGCGAAATGTGTTGCGTTTTAATGACCAGATGTAAACGCATTGCGGAGTAATAATTGCATGAGTAACCGTTACGTTTATAAGGTATAACGAAAATGCCCATTTACGGTTAACCGGGGCTGTGGCTAAATGTCCGCCTCGCAAACCAACCGATCATAAACCATGTTTAAAATTGTCCATTTCCTGCTGGCGCTGGTCATTATTCTTGCCCTTGCCTGGCTGGTGAGTTTCGACCGCCGAAAAATTAGTATTCGTTTTGTTTTACAGCTGATCGTCATTGAAATTGCGCTGGCGTTCTTTTTCCTCCACGCAGAAAGCGGCCTGTTTATTATTAAATACGTCTCCGGTTTCTTTGAATCGCTGCTTAAATTCGCCGCCGAAGGGACGAATTTCGTCTTTGGCGGAATGGGGGAAAAAGGGCTGGCGTTCATTTTCCTTGGCGTGCTGTGTCCGATTATTTTTATCTCTGCGCTGATTGGTATTCTTCAGCACTGGCGAATACTGCCGATCTTTATTCGGGTTATCGGCACGCTGCTGTCAAAACTGAACGGCATGGGCAAGCTGGAATCCTTTAACGCGGTAAGCTCGCTGATCCTCGGGCAATCGGAAAACTTCATTGCCTACAAGGGTGTACTGGGGGATCTCTCCTCGCGTCGTCTGTTCACCATGGCCGCAACCGCCATGTCGACGGTCTCTCTGTCGATTGTCGGGGCGTATATGACCATGCTGGACGCCAAATTTGTCGTTGCGGCGCTGATCCTGAACATGTTCAGTACTTTTATTATTCTCTCCGTCATTAACCCGGCCCGCCCGGAAGCCGAACCCGATATCAAACTGGAAAAACTGCATGAGTCCCAGAGCTTCTTTGAAATGCTGGGCGAGTATATTCTGGCCGGTTTTAAGGTGGCGATGATTATTCTGGCGATGCTGATTGGCTTTATCGCCCTTATTAGCGCCGTTAATGCCCTCTTCTCCAGCGTATTCGGCATGAGCTTCCAGCAGATCCTGGGTTACGTGTTCTATCCCCTGGCGTGGCTTATCGGGATTCCGCTGAGCGATGCGCTAAACGCGGGCAGCATTATGGCAACGAAACTGGTGGCGAATGAATTTGTGGCGATGATCGAGCTGCAAAAAATAGCCCACCAGATGTCACCGCGCGGGCTGGGTATTTTGTCCGTGTTCCTGGTGTCGTTCGCGAACTTCGCCTCCATTGGGATTGTAGCGGGGGCAATAAAAGGCCTGAACGAGCAACAGGGTAACGTGGTGTCGCGGTTTGGTCTGCGTCTGGTGTACGGCGCGACGCTGGTGAGTTTGCTGTCGGCGAGCTTTGCGGGGTTGGTGCTGTAAGTTTTGTGCCCGGCGGCGCTTCGCTACAATACAACAACGGCGGGATATCCCGCCGTTTTTATTAGAACTGCACGCACACCGGCTGGTCGACGCGCATCACCGACTCCTGCGCGAAGCGTGATTTATAAATCCCGCGTAACGCTTCGATATTTGTTTCGCTCTGCGCATCTTTACCGTGGATCAGCATCAACGCTTTGCTGGGTTCACGCGCCACTTGTCCGTTGTTACCCAGCCACTGCCCGCGCGCATCAAACACCGTTAAGCCATCGCGAAAGCGCGGCGTCACGTCCTGGTCAACAAACTGCTGCCACTCGCTACCGGTAATCTGCGCCCCTGCCGGACGGTTTAAGCCGAAATAGAGCGTGGTCTGCTGCATCTGGTTATCCGCTTTGCAGATGTCAGTCGCCGTATTCTGCGACGGTGCCGTACAGCCTGCCAGCAACACGAATGCCGCCGCCATCAACCCTGTTTTAATCATCATTTATTATTACTCACACTGGTGAACGATCTGTCCCCTCTCCCCTTTGGGGAGAGGGTTAGGGTGAGGAGAAAATTATTCTGCCTGAAGCTTAGACGGCGGCGCGGTGTGGTAATGCGCGTCCGCATCCGCGAAGCGCTTCTGGATAGAGGCAGAAGGCGCTTTACCCAGCAGGCTGAACACCACAATGCCGATGCTGCCGAAGATGAAGCCCGGAATGATTTCGTACAGGCCCAGCCACGCGAACTGTTTCCAGACGATAACGGTCACC is a window of Enterobacter hormaechei ATCC 49162 DNA encoding:
- the efeB gene encoding iron uptake transporter deferrochelatase/peroxidase subunit — its product is MNKHDEYDVAEPTRRRLLKGVGALGGAFALAGGCPVAHAAKPQTAPGTLSPDARMETQPFYGEHQAGILTPQQASMMLVAFDSLASDKADLERLFRLLTTRIAFLTAGGPAPETPNPRLPPMDSGILGAFIAPDNLTITVSVGESLFDDRYGLAKQKPKALQKMTRFPNDSLDAALCHGDLLLQICANTQDTVIHALRDIIKHTPDLLSVRWKREGFISDHAARSKGKETPVNLLGFKDGTANPDSSNAALMKNVVWVTADQGEPAWAVGGSYQAVRIIQFHVEFWDRTPLKEQQTIFGRDKHTGAPLGMKNEHDEPDYARDPNGDVIALDSHIRLANPRTKETQSSLMMRRGYSYSLGVTNSGQLDMGLLFVCYQHDLEKGFLTVQKRLNGEALEEYIKPIGGGYFFALPGAHDAGAYLAQGLIEA
- the efeO gene encoding iron uptake system protein EfeO, giving the protein MANQFRRSALCAGIAALFASAFTAQAADIPQVKVTVNDKQCEPMTITVNSGKTQFIIQNHSQKALEWEILKGVMVVEERENIAPGFSQKMTANLQPGEYEMTCGLLTNPKGKLIVKGAATADAAKGTALLSLGDAITAYKAYVTKETANLVAGTKAFTDAVKAGDIEKAKSLYAPTRQHYERIEPIAELFSDLDGSIDAREDDYEQKAADPKFTGFHRLEKALFGDNATKGMEKYADQLNSDVLELQKRITELAFPPSKVVGGAAGLIEEVAASKISGEEDRYSHTDLWDFQANVDGAQKIVDLLRPQLQKENGELLAKVDANFKKVDTILAKYRTKDGFETYDKLTDADRNALKGPITTLAEDLSLLRGVLGLD
- the efeU gene encoding iron uptake transporter permease EfeU, producing the protein MFVPFLIMLREGLEAALIVSLIASYLKRTQRGRWIGVMWVGVFLAAALCLGLGILINETTGEFPQKEQELFEGIVAVIAVFILTWMVFWMRKVSRNVKVQLEQAVDNALQKGNHHGWALIMMVFFAVAREGLESVFFLLAAFQQDVGIWPPLGAMLGLATAVVLGFLLYWGGIRLNLGAFFKWTSLFILLVAAGLAAGAIRAFHEAGLWNHFQDVAFDLSNVLSTHSLTGTLLEGIFGYQETPSVSEVAMYFIYLVPALILFVMPPRTDSQTSRVAP
- a CDS encoding NupC/NupG family nucleoside CNT transporter, which translates into the protein MFKIVHFLLALVIILALAWLVSFDRRKISIRFVLQLIVIEIALAFFFLHAESGLFIIKYVSGFFESLLKFAAEGTNFVFGGMGEKGLAFIFLGVLCPIIFISALIGILQHWRILPIFIRVIGTLLSKLNGMGKLESFNAVSSLILGQSENFIAYKGVLGDLSSRRLFTMAATAMSTVSLSIVGAYMTMLDAKFVVAALILNMFSTFIILSVINPARPEAEPDIKLEKLHESQSFFEMLGEYILAGFKVAMIILAMLIGFIALISAVNALFSSVFGMSFQQILGYVFYPLAWLIGIPLSDALNAGSIMATKLVANEFVAMIELQKIAHQMSPRGLGILSVFLVSFANFASIGIVAGAIKGLNEQQGNVVSRFGLRLVYGATLVSLLSASFAGLVL
- a CDS encoding DUF3574 domain-containing protein, with product MMIKTGLMAAAFVLLAGCTAPSQNTATDICKADNQMQQTTLYFGLNRPAGAQITGSEWQQFVDQDVTPRFRDGLTVFDARGQWLGNNGQVAREPSKALMLIHGKDAQSETNIEALRGIYKSRFAQESVMRVDQPVCVQF